One Podarcis raffonei isolate rPodRaf1 chromosome 3, rPodRaf1.pri, whole genome shotgun sequence genomic region harbors:
- the FBXO25 gene encoding F-box only protein 25 isoform X5, protein MKKYTVLMIVNLQARKGKRIILGTMQNLSRHGYCTLGEAFNRLDFSSAIQDIRRFNYVVKLLQLIAKSQLTSLSGAAQKNYFNILDKIVRKVLEDQYNPRLIKDLLQELSSALCILIRGVGKSVLVGNINIWICRLETILLWQQQLNNLQIPKQVTNGLTLCDLPLHMLNNILYRFSDCWDIITLGQVSPTLYMLSEDRQLWKKLCLYHFAEKQFYRHPILSEKGHIDWKLMFFALQKCYPIKEQYGDTLHFCRHCSILFWKDTGHPCTANDPNSCFMPVSPQHFIDLFKF, encoded by the exons ATGAAGAAATATACTGTGCTGATGATTGTGAATTTGcaagcaagaaaaggaaaaaggatcaTTTTAGGAACAATGCAAAATCTCAGT AGACATGGCTATTGCACGCTGGGAGAAGCTTTTAATCGCTTAGATTTTTCAAGTGCAATTCAGGACATCAGAAGGTTCAATTACGTGGTAAAA CTTTTGCAATTAATAGCAAAATCCCAGTTAACTTCATTGAGCGGTGCAGCTCAAAAGAACTATTTCAATATCTTGGACAAAATTGTTCGCAAAG TTCTGGAGGACCAGTACAACCCACGTCTGATCAAAGACCTTCTTCAGGAGCTGAGTTCTGCACTGTGCATATTAATACGGGGCGTGGGGAAATCAGTGCTAGTAGGAAACATCAATATTTGGATTTGCCGGTTGGAAACCATCcttctgtggcagcagcagctcaaTAATCTTCAAATACCCAAG CAAGTCACCAATGGACTTACACTCTGCGATCTCCCTTTACATATGCTGAACAACATCTTGTATAGATTCTCAGACTGCTGGGACATTATCACTTTGGGCCAAGTGTCTCCCACATTGTATATGCTCAGTGAAGACAGGCAGTTATGGAAAAAGCTTTGCCTGTACCATTTCGCTGAAAAACAG TTCTATAGGCACCCTATTCTGTCAGAAAAAGGTCATATTGACTGGAAGCTGATGTTCTTTGCACTTCAGAAATGTTACCCTATAAAGGAACAATATGGAGATACCTTGCATTTCTGTCGCCATTGCAGTATTCTCTTCTGGAAG
- the FBXO25 gene encoding F-box only protein 25 isoform X3 yields the protein MKETMPFLGQDWRSPGWRWMKTEDGWKRCEPCSSELEDENNQLNNISHNVILDNDEEIYCADDCEFASKKRKKDHFRNNAKSQCFYREKWIYVHKESTKERHGYCTLGEAFNRLDFSSAIQDIRRFNYVVKLLQLIAKSQLTSLSGAAQKNYFNILDKIVRKVLEDQYNPRLIKDLLQELSSALCILIRGVGKSVLVGNINIWICRLETILLWQQQLNNLQIPKQVTNGLTLCDLPLHMLNNILYRFSDCWDIITLGQVSPTLYMLSEDRQLWKKLCLYHFAEKQFYRHPILSEKGHIDWKLMFFALQKCYPIKEQYGDTLHFCRHCSILFWKDTGHPCTANDPNSCFMPVSPQHFIDLFKF from the exons ATGAAG GAAACCATGCCTTTTCTGGGCCAGGATTGGCGATCTCCAGGGTGGAGATGGATGAAGACAGAAGATGGTTGGAAGCGATGTGAGCCCTGCAGCTCAGAACTTGAGGATGAAAACAATCAGCTTAACAACATCAGTCATAATGt caTCTTAGATAATGATGAAGAAATATACTGTGCTGATGATTGTGAATTTGcaagcaagaaaaggaaaaaggatcaTTTTAGGAACAATGCAAAATCTCAGT GCTTCTATCGTGAAAAATGGATATATGTTCATAAAGAAAGTACTAAAGAA AGACATGGCTATTGCACGCTGGGAGAAGCTTTTAATCGCTTAGATTTTTCAAGTGCAATTCAGGACATCAGAAGGTTCAATTACGTGGTAAAA CTTTTGCAATTAATAGCAAAATCCCAGTTAACTTCATTGAGCGGTGCAGCTCAAAAGAACTATTTCAATATCTTGGACAAAATTGTTCGCAAAG TTCTGGAGGACCAGTACAACCCACGTCTGATCAAAGACCTTCTTCAGGAGCTGAGTTCTGCACTGTGCATATTAATACGGGGCGTGGGGAAATCAGTGCTAGTAGGAAACATCAATATTTGGATTTGCCGGTTGGAAACCATCcttctgtggcagcagcagctcaaTAATCTTCAAATACCCAAG CAAGTCACCAATGGACTTACACTCTGCGATCTCCCTTTACATATGCTGAACAACATCTTGTATAGATTCTCAGACTGCTGGGACATTATCACTTTGGGCCAAGTGTCTCCCACATTGTATATGCTCAGTGAAGACAGGCAGTTATGGAAAAAGCTTTGCCTGTACCATTTCGCTGAAAAACAG TTCTATAGGCACCCTATTCTGTCAGAAAAAGGTCATATTGACTGGAAGCTGATGTTCTTTGCACTTCAGAAATGTTACCCTATAAAGGAACAATATGGAGATACCTTGCATTTCTGTCGCCATTGCAGTATTCTCTTCTGGAAG